A genome region from Anolis carolinensis isolate JA03-04 chromosome 6, rAnoCar3.1.pri, whole genome shotgun sequence includes the following:
- the ppp1r3e gene encoding protein phosphatase 1 regulatory subunit 3E, with protein sequence MACAPPSPLTPGNIPRNLSYIAGLYERAYYRTARPSLAEDSGTEGSESESEGRPRSRPRRRRHLFGGPKRRGRRRTRSAPARGRSRGPSRSRSPGTRKRVRFADSLGLELTSVRQFWPNDLPQVPERVHTQLRRDSLSHFAPCLPFCPPVKDPLSLQCLLEPTFLDPLSMPDFSQRLLAQCVLLEGARAEGSCVSGTIRVLNLAYEKRVSVRYTWDYWATKHDARASYAAPAGRGRDHADRFAFRLLLPVPLPPGVFLEFALCYLVGGKEFWDNNEGRNYSFRPPPCVDEEEEPPSPTQDCCETGWIHFL encoded by the exons ATGGCCTGTGCCCCACCATCACCTCTCACCCCTGGCAATATCCCCCGCAACCTCAGCTACATCGCAGGCCTCTATGAGCGTGCCTACTACCGCACCGCCCGCCCAAGCCTGGCCGAGGACTCGGGCACCGAAGGCTCTGAATCGGAGTCGGAGGGCAGGCCCCGGAGCCGGCCACGCAGGCGCCGGCACCTCTTTGGGGGCCCCAAGAGGAGGGGAAGGCGCCGGACCCGCTCGGCCCCAGCCCGGGGCAGGAGCAGGGGGCCCTCACGAAGCCGCAGCCCAGGGACACGCAAGAGGGTCCGCTTCGCCGACTCCCTGGGCCTCGAGTTGACCAGCGTCCGGCAGTTCTGGCCCAACGATCTTCCACAAGTGCCGGAGCGTGTCCACACCCAGCTGAGGCGGGATTCACTCAGCCATTTCGCCCCTTGCCTGCCTTTTTGCCCACCAGTAAAG GATCCTTTGAGCCTTCAGTGCCTGCTAGAACCCACCTTCCTGGATCCCCTAAGCATGCCGGATTTCTCCCAACGCCTCCTGGCCCAATGTGTGTTGCTGGAAGGAGCCCGTGCCGAGGGATCCTGTGTATCCGGCACCATCCGGGTGCTCAACTTGGCCTATGAGAAACGGGTCTCCGTCCGTTACACATGGGACTACTGGGCCACCAAGCATGATGCCCGGGCCTCCTACGCCGCCCCTGCGGGACGGGGCCGAGACCATGCCGACCGCTTTGCCTTCCGTTTGCTGCTGCCCGTCCCGCTCCCTCCAGGGGTCTTTCTGGAGTTTGCCCTGTGCTACCTGGTGGGTGGGAAGGAGTTTTGGGACAACAACGAAGGTCGAAACTATTCCTTCCGTCCCCCACCTTGTGTGGATGAGGAAGAGGAGCCTCCCAGTCCCACTCAGGATTGCTGTGAGACGGGATGGATACACTTCCTCTAA
- the LOC100553807 gene encoding twisted gastrulation protein homolog 1, which translates to MPHGMSLLLVAVTWAVASPADTCNKALCASDVSKCLLQEVCQCEANRAGCPCCRECAFCLGNLWETCCDCVGLCDERPLSAPRPAQRSSMHNLMSPVPSLFRALTAISDNESPMGWSILTLPVEEELRQNHVETDHLLLGPHTGLVLPDAEGLNATAPPCQSIFFNECLSMSRCRTACQSVGAWRYRWFHNACCQCVGPDCRGYGGAQAICSNCRD; encoded by the exons ATGCCTCATGGCATGAGCTTGCTTTTGGTGGCAGTGACGTGGGCCGTGGCCTCCCCTGCCGACACTTGCAATAAAGCCCTCTGTGCCAGTGATGTCAGCAAATGTCTGCTGCAG GAAGTGTGCCAGTGTGAAGCAAACCGTGCTGGCTGCCCATGCTGTCGGGAATGTGCCTTTTGTTTGGGCAACCTCTGGGAGACTTGCTGTGATTGTGTGG GGCTCTGTGATGAACGCCCTCTCTCAGCCCCTCGCCCAGCCCAGCGAAGCTCCATGCACAACCTGATGTCACCCGTGCCCTCTCTCTTCCGGGCACTCACAGCCATCTCCGACAATGAGTCTCCCATGGGCTGGAGCATCTTGACTCTGCCAGTTGAGGAGGAGCTGAGACAGAACCATGTAGAGACAGACCATCTCTTGCTGGGGCCACACACAG GCTTGGTTCTCCCAGATGCTGAAGGCCTCAATGCCACCGCACCACCTTGCCAGTCCATTTTCTTCAACGAGTGCCTATCCATGAGCCGATGCCGGACAGCTTGCCAGTCGGTGGGAGCCTGGCGCTACCGCTGGTTCCACAATGCCTGCTGCCAGTGTGTAGGGCCTGACTGCCGGGGCTATGGTGGAGCCCAAGCAATTTGTTCCAACTGCCGGGATTAA